From Tiliqua scincoides isolate rTilSci1 chromosome 2, rTilSci1.hap2, whole genome shotgun sequence, the proteins below share one genomic window:
- the ZNF740 gene encoding zinc finger protein 740 isoform X2, whose product MAQASLLACEGLSGVCLVPTVASKKMMPKQSSKQVENGERGGAADMLGHRKESEKSRSRKEGEATEGSPPKKSLKKAVVIEQNGSFQLRIPKNFICEHCYGAFRSSYHLKRHILIHTGEKPFECDVCDMRFIQKYHLERHKRVHSGEKPYQCERCLQDRPAAETQTNVPGLPKQSIRFTAAALGAWQEVGI is encoded by the exons ATGGCTCAG GCGAGTCTCCTGGCCTGTGAGGGTCTCTCCGGAGTGTGTCTTGTGCCAACCGTCGCCAGCAAGAAGATGATGCCGAAGCAGAGCTCCAAGCAGGTGGAGAACGGAGAAAGAGGGGGTGCGGCGGACATGCTG GGTCACCGCAAAGAGAGTGAAAAATCACGCAGTCGAAAGGAAGGAGAAGCAACAGAAGGATCTCCACCTAAAAAGTCCCTTAAAAAGGCAG TGGTGATTGAACAGAATGGATCCTTCCAGCTCCGGATCCCCAAGAACTTTATTTGTGAGCATTGCTATGGTGCTTTCCGAAGCAGCTACCATCTCAAGAGGCACATTCTCATTCACACGG GTGAGAAGCCATTCGAGTGTGACGTGTGTGATATGCGCTTCATCCAGAAATACCACCTGGAGCGCCACAAACGTGTGCATAGTGGGGAGAAACCATACCAGTGTGAGCGCTGCCTGCAG GACAGACCGGCTGCTGAGACACAAACGAATGTGCCAGGGTTGCCCAAGCAAAGCATCCGATTCACAGCTGCTGCTCTAGGGGCATGGCAGGAAGTGGGAATTTAG
- the ZNF740 gene encoding zinc finger protein 740 isoform X1, whose amino-acid sequence MSTKWKASLLACEGLSGVCLVPTVASKKMMPKQSSKQVENGERGGAADMLGHRKESEKSRSRKEGEATEGSPPKKSLKKAVVIEQNGSFQLRIPKNFICEHCYGAFRSSYHLKRHILIHTGEKPFECDVCDMRFIQKYHLERHKRVHSGEKPYQCERCLQDRPAAETQTNVPGLPKQSIRFTAAALGAWQEVGI is encoded by the exons ATGTCAACAAAGTGGAAG GCGAGTCTCCTGGCCTGTGAGGGTCTCTCCGGAGTGTGTCTTGTGCCAACCGTCGCCAGCAAGAAGATGATGCCGAAGCAGAGCTCCAAGCAGGTGGAGAACGGAGAAAGAGGGGGTGCGGCGGACATGCTG GGTCACCGCAAAGAGAGTGAAAAATCACGCAGTCGAAAGGAAGGAGAAGCAACAGAAGGATCTCCACCTAAAAAGTCCCTTAAAAAGGCAG TGGTGATTGAACAGAATGGATCCTTCCAGCTCCGGATCCCCAAGAACTTTATTTGTGAGCATTGCTATGGTGCTTTCCGAAGCAGCTACCATCTCAAGAGGCACATTCTCATTCACACGG GTGAGAAGCCATTCGAGTGTGACGTGTGTGATATGCGCTTCATCCAGAAATACCACCTGGAGCGCCACAAACGTGTGCATAGTGGGGAGAAACCATACCAGTGTGAGCGCTGCCTGCAG GACAGACCGGCTGCTGAGACACAAACGAATGTGCCAGGGTTGCCCAAGCAAAGCATCCGATTCACAGCTGCTGCTCTAGGGGCATGGCAGGAAGTGGGAATTTAG
- the ZNF740 gene encoding zinc finger protein 740 isoform X5 produces MSTKWKASLLACEGLSGVCLVPTVASKKMMPKQSSKQGHRKESEKSRSRKEGEATEGSPPKKSLKKAVVIEQNGSFQLRIPKNFICEHCYGAFRSSYHLKRHILIHTGEKPFECDVCDMRFIQKYHLERHKRVHSGEKPYQCERCLQDRPAAETQTNVPGLPKQSIRFTAAALGAWQEVGI; encoded by the exons ATGTCAACAAAGTGGAAG GCGAGTCTCCTGGCCTGTGAGGGTCTCTCCGGAGTGTGTCTTGTGCCAACCGTCGCCAGCAAGAAGATGATGCCGAAGCAGAGCTCCAAGCAG GGTCACCGCAAAGAGAGTGAAAAATCACGCAGTCGAAAGGAAGGAGAAGCAACAGAAGGATCTCCACCTAAAAAGTCCCTTAAAAAGGCAG TGGTGATTGAACAGAATGGATCCTTCCAGCTCCGGATCCCCAAGAACTTTATTTGTGAGCATTGCTATGGTGCTTTCCGAAGCAGCTACCATCTCAAGAGGCACATTCTCATTCACACGG GTGAGAAGCCATTCGAGTGTGACGTGTGTGATATGCGCTTCATCCAGAAATACCACCTGGAGCGCCACAAACGTGTGCATAGTGGGGAGAAACCATACCAGTGTGAGCGCTGCCTGCAG GACAGACCGGCTGCTGAGACACAAACGAATGTGCCAGGGTTGCCCAAGCAAAGCATCCGATTCACAGCTGCTGCTCTAGGGGCATGGCAGGAAGTGGGAATTTAG
- the ZNF740 gene encoding zinc finger protein 740 isoform X4, translating to MAQASLLACEGLSGVCLVPTVASKKMMPKQSSKQVENGERGGAADMLGHRKESEKSRSRKEGEATEGSPPKKSLKKAVVIEQNGSFQLRIPKNFICEHCYGAFRSSYHLKRHILIHTGEKPFECDVCDMRFIQKYHLERHKRVHSGEKPYQCERCLQSFSRTDRLLRHKRMCQGCPSKASDSQLLL from the exons ATGGCTCAG GCGAGTCTCCTGGCCTGTGAGGGTCTCTCCGGAGTGTGTCTTGTGCCAACCGTCGCCAGCAAGAAGATGATGCCGAAGCAGAGCTCCAAGCAGGTGGAGAACGGAGAAAGAGGGGGTGCGGCGGACATGCTG GGTCACCGCAAAGAGAGTGAAAAATCACGCAGTCGAAAGGAAGGAGAAGCAACAGAAGGATCTCCACCTAAAAAGTCCCTTAAAAAGGCAG TGGTGATTGAACAGAATGGATCCTTCCAGCTCCGGATCCCCAAGAACTTTATTTGTGAGCATTGCTATGGTGCTTTCCGAAGCAGCTACCATCTCAAGAGGCACATTCTCATTCACACGG GTGAGAAGCCATTCGAGTGTGACGTGTGTGATATGCGCTTCATCCAGAAATACCACCTGGAGCGCCACAAACGTGTGCATAGTGGGGAGAAACCATACCAGTGTGAGCGCTGCCTGCAG AGCTTCTCCAGGACAGACCGGCTGCTGAGACACAAACGAATGTGCCAGGGTTGCCCAAGCAAAGCATCCGATTCACAGCTGCTGCTCTAG
- the ZNF740 gene encoding zinc finger protein 740 isoform X6, translating into MSTKWKASLLACEGLSGVCLVPTVASKKMMPKQSSKQGHRKESEKSRSRKEGEATEGSPPKKSLKKAVVIEQNGSFQLRIPKNFICEHCYGAFRSSYHLKRHILIHTGEKPFECDVCDMRFIQKYHLERHKRVHSGEKPYQCERCLQSFSRTDRLLRHKRMCQGCPSKASDSQLLL; encoded by the exons ATGTCAACAAAGTGGAAG GCGAGTCTCCTGGCCTGTGAGGGTCTCTCCGGAGTGTGTCTTGTGCCAACCGTCGCCAGCAAGAAGATGATGCCGAAGCAGAGCTCCAAGCAG GGTCACCGCAAAGAGAGTGAAAAATCACGCAGTCGAAAGGAAGGAGAAGCAACAGAAGGATCTCCACCTAAAAAGTCCCTTAAAAAGGCAG TGGTGATTGAACAGAATGGATCCTTCCAGCTCCGGATCCCCAAGAACTTTATTTGTGAGCATTGCTATGGTGCTTTCCGAAGCAGCTACCATCTCAAGAGGCACATTCTCATTCACACGG GTGAGAAGCCATTCGAGTGTGACGTGTGTGATATGCGCTTCATCCAGAAATACCACCTGGAGCGCCACAAACGTGTGCATAGTGGGGAGAAACCATACCAGTGTGAGCGCTGCCTGCAG AGCTTCTCCAGGACAGACCGGCTGCTGAGACACAAACGAATGTGCCAGGGTTGCCCAAGCAAAGCATCCGATTCACAGCTGCTGCTCTAG
- the ZNF740 gene encoding zinc finger protein 740 isoform X3: MSTKWKASLLACEGLSGVCLVPTVASKKMMPKQSSKQVENGERGGAADMLGHRKESEKSRSRKEGEATEGSPPKKSLKKAVVIEQNGSFQLRIPKNFICEHCYGAFRSSYHLKRHILIHTGEKPFECDVCDMRFIQKYHLERHKRVHSGEKPYQCERCLQSFSRTDRLLRHKRMCQGCPSKASDSQLLL; encoded by the exons ATGTCAACAAAGTGGAAG GCGAGTCTCCTGGCCTGTGAGGGTCTCTCCGGAGTGTGTCTTGTGCCAACCGTCGCCAGCAAGAAGATGATGCCGAAGCAGAGCTCCAAGCAGGTGGAGAACGGAGAAAGAGGGGGTGCGGCGGACATGCTG GGTCACCGCAAAGAGAGTGAAAAATCACGCAGTCGAAAGGAAGGAGAAGCAACAGAAGGATCTCCACCTAAAAAGTCCCTTAAAAAGGCAG TGGTGATTGAACAGAATGGATCCTTCCAGCTCCGGATCCCCAAGAACTTTATTTGTGAGCATTGCTATGGTGCTTTCCGAAGCAGCTACCATCTCAAGAGGCACATTCTCATTCACACGG GTGAGAAGCCATTCGAGTGTGACGTGTGTGATATGCGCTTCATCCAGAAATACCACCTGGAGCGCCACAAACGTGTGCATAGTGGGGAGAAACCATACCAGTGTGAGCGCTGCCTGCAG AGCTTCTCCAGGACAGACCGGCTGCTGAGACACAAACGAATGTGCCAGGGTTGCCCAAGCAAAGCATCCGATTCACAGCTGCTGCTCTAG